In a genomic window of Allomeiothermus silvanus DSM 9946:
- a CDS encoding c-type cytochrome translates to MPIERIEVYVDNAKEPIQVLKEPPFKVNFDTTKLPDGDHLMRVVTHYRGGGSEVKEIPFKVSNTPGVVVEGLEEGKEVSGNLEMTIRVGDPDLPPPPSRFPLVGFIVTAVVVLGGVWGFFALNPGFNEVVKEVAKTEAVAEGGHGAHAGGTQTGGGEAVAVDQALLVKGETVYSAYCTGCHQAGGTGVPGVFPPLAGNPNLADAEHVVKTVIHGLASGVEVNGVKYTQPMPGFGQLSDEEVAAVATYIRNSWGNKFGGVKPEQAQAAR, encoded by the coding sequence ATGCCCATCGAGCGGATTGAGGTATACGTCGACAACGCAAAAGAGCCTATCCAGGTACTCAAAGAACCGCCCTTTAAGGTCAATTTCGATACTACCAAACTTCCTGACGGCGATCACCTGATGCGGGTAGTGACCCACTATCGGGGAGGCGGAAGCGAGGTCAAGGAGATCCCCTTCAAGGTGAGCAATACCCCCGGGGTGGTGGTAGAGGGTCTCGAGGAAGGCAAGGAAGTGAGCGGGAACCTCGAGATGACCATCCGGGTAGGCGATCCTGATCTTCCTCCTCCACCCTCGCGCTTTCCCCTGGTAGGCTTCATCGTCACCGCGGTGGTGGTGCTGGGGGGAGTCTGGGGCTTCTTCGCGCTCAACCCGGGGTTCAACGAGGTGGTCAAGGAGGTGGCGAAGACCGAAGCTGTCGCTGAAGGTGGGCATGGAGCCCACGCAGGCGGGACGCAGACTGGTGGCGGGGAGGCCGTAGCCGTAGATCAGGCCCTTCTCGTCAAAGGTGAGACGGTGTACAGCGCGTACTGCACGGGCTGCCACCAGGCTGGCGGCACCGGGGTTCCGGGGGTTTTCCCACCGCTAGCCGGAAACCCCAACCTTGCTGATGCCGAGCATGTGGTCAAGACCGTTATCCACGGCCTCGCCTCCGGGGTTGAGGTAAATGGGGTGAAGTACACCCAGCCCATGCCCGGTTTCGGCCAGCTCTCCGACGAGGAGGTGGCGGCGGTCGCTACCTATATCCGCAACAGTTGGGGCAACAAGTTTGGCGGCGTAAAGCCCGAACAAGCCCAAGCCGCCCGATAA
- a CDS encoding SDR family oxidoreductase — MGVKELFNLGGKVALVTGGSRGLGLQIAEALGEMGAKVALTSRKAEDLNQAAAQLHSLGVETLVIPADLSRPEAAEPLVRQVLERWGQVDILVNNAGATWGAPTVEHPLEAWDKVMHLNLRGVFLLTQAVGKLSMLPRKYGRILNVASVAGLQGNHPQMMATLAYNTSKGGLVNFTRALAAEWAPQGVTVNAIAPGYFPTKMTRGTLEMAGERILQFVPMGRLGGPEDLKGVAVLLASDASAYITGQVIAVDGGISAI, encoded by the coding sequence ATGGGCGTGAAAGAACTATTTAACTTGGGCGGTAAGGTAGCGCTAGTGACGGGAGGCTCGAGGGGGCTGGGCTTGCAGATCGCGGAAGCCCTAGGAGAGATGGGGGCCAAAGTCGCCCTTACCTCGCGCAAAGCGGAAGACTTAAACCAAGCCGCCGCGCAGCTACATAGCCTGGGGGTCGAGACCCTAGTCATTCCCGCCGACCTGAGCCGCCCCGAGGCCGCCGAGCCTTTGGTGCGGCAAGTCCTGGAGCGGTGGGGCCAGGTGGACATCCTGGTCAATAACGCCGGGGCTACCTGGGGGGCTCCCACTGTGGAACACCCCCTGGAAGCGTGGGACAAGGTAATGCACCTCAACCTGCGTGGGGTTTTCCTGCTCACCCAAGCGGTAGGAAAGCTCTCCATGCTGCCGCGCAAATATGGGCGCATCTTGAACGTGGCCTCGGTGGCGGGGTTGCAGGGCAACCACCCGCAGATGATGGCCACCCTGGCCTACAACACCTCCAAGGGCGGATTGGTGAACTTCACCCGGGCCCTGGCGGCGGAATGGGCCCCGCAGGGAGTCACCGTGAATGCCATCGCGCCCGGCTACTTCCCCACCAAGATGACCCGGGGCACCCTCGAGATGGCGGGGGAACGGATCTTGCAATTCGTCCCGATGGGTCGCCTGGGCGGCCCGGAAGACCTCAAGGGTGTGGCTGTCTTGCTTGCCTCCGATGCCTCGGCGTACATTACCGGGCAGGTGATCGCGGTAGACGGAGGCATCTCGGCGATATAG
- a CDS encoding sugar phosphate isomerase/epimerase family protein — MRMGFSPLTAGLDYPTAFDLAAELGLLLEIAYDQHEMDPRLPSARELAEMGRVAGVGFTLHLPFVDLNSASLVPLAWKSSLERTKTALEFGHTIGAACAVMHTGQVPLRIEIALKYARFRLAEALAALQPSPIPIALENTRLSEADLLEGVDELKSLLADHPAYGFCLDVGHGQIELGPGGYKRYYQALSDRLIHWHLHDNQGQQDEHLVVGEGTVDWAWVRGKLQGFSGTAALEVQGGVEGVRRSVAILRGETPE; from the coding sequence ATGCGCATGGGTTTTAGCCCGCTCACTGCTGGCCTTGATTATCCAACCGCCTTCGATCTGGCTGCCGAACTGGGGCTTTTGCTAGAGATTGCCTACGACCAACACGAAATGGACCCCCGGCTGCCTTCGGCTCGAGAACTCGCCGAGATGGGCCGCGTGGCCGGGGTCGGCTTCACCTTGCATCTGCCCTTCGTGGACCTGAACTCGGCCAGCCTGGTGCCGCTGGCTTGGAAAAGCTCCCTGGAGCGAACCAAGACCGCCCTCGAGTTCGGTCATACCATCGGAGCCGCCTGCGCGGTGATGCATACCGGGCAGGTTCCCCTCAGGATCGAAATCGCCCTCAAATATGCTCGCTTCCGACTAGCCGAAGCCCTGGCCGCGCTCCAGCCCTCCCCCATCCCCATCGCGCTCGAGAACACCCGCCTTTCCGAAGCCGATCTTCTAGAAGGGGTGGATGAACTCAAGAGCTTGCTCGCCGATCACCCCGCCTACGGCTTTTGCCTCGACGTGGGGCACGGTCAGATCGAGCTGGGCCCAGGGGGTTACAAGCGCTACTATCAGGCCCTCTCGGACCGCCTCATCCATTGGCACCTGCACGACAACCAGGGACAGCAGGACGAACATCTGGTAGTAGGCGAGGGCACCGTGGACTGGGCCTGGGTGCGCGGAAAGCTTCAGGGCTTTAGCGGAACCGCAGCCCTCGAGGTGCAAGGCGGTGTAGAAGGGGTGCGCCGCAGCGTGGCGATCCTGCGCGGCGAGACACCGGAATAA
- a CDS encoding DinB family protein, with the protein MDTTALLSWLETQPSALTLILKAPPEALDAHPIPEKWSARQNLAHLGRFHQVFLARLEQILTVDNPHLVSRTPENDPDLAAWMELPVPEIIARMKGLRSQIVQRLRDLPEEKWARTGVHPLFGPMDIGELLEHFLVHEGHHLYVALQRSRGH; encoded by the coding sequence ATGGACACAACGGCCCTTCTTTCCTGGCTTGAAACCCAGCCCTCTGCGCTTACGCTGATCCTCAAGGCCCCGCCCGAAGCCCTGGATGCCCACCCAATCCCCGAGAAGTGGTCGGCCCGGCAGAACCTGGCCCATCTGGGGCGTTTTCATCAGGTCTTTTTGGCTCGCCTCGAGCAGATCCTAACCGTAGACAACCCCCACCTGGTGAGCCGCACCCCCGAGAACGACCCCGATCTGGCCGCCTGGATGGAACTTCCGGTGCCAGAGATCATCGCCCGGATGAAGGGCTTGCGCTCCCAAATCGTCCAGCGCTTGCGCGACCTCCCCGAGGAAAAATGGGCCCGTACTGGCGTCCATCCCCTTTTTGGTCCGATGGATATCGGGGAGCTGCTCGAGCATTTCCTAGTCCACGAGGGGCACCACCTCTACGTGGCCCTGCAGCGCTCGAGGGGGCACTGA
- a CDS encoding ABC transporter substrate-binding protein, with the protein MKRVAAWLFLAFSLAFAQVEIPFWHAMDGPAGRAIDQFAKEFNAKQRSFRVVPVYKGDYRDEESSLVSALRAGGAPVLYQAEVVFFPRLVAEGSVVALDDLVRALPFENDLFDAAWEYGVIGGKRYGLPFNTSTPVLFFNENQLRAKGLKVPTNWKEFGEVARAMSSRQSKGFIALTESWTFEAMVTSRGGNLVTPDGKPSFTSPQVVEALEFLQNLNRSGVISVRNLAEATFAQLDFVRTKGMMVFASIANWPAAENFSFAFKLGVAPVPREPGGKVPLGGAQLVVVRGASSEQQRGAVEFWKYLMEPEVVARWVQASYYLPMRKSAEPLLEGFYKENPYRRVAFQQVGNAQPRPRVPQFAVWRNFLEEALEKALKGNVPARQALEEAQRKAEASR; encoded by the coding sequence GTGAAGCGAGTCGCAGCGTGGCTTTTTCTGGCGTTTAGCTTGGCCTTTGCCCAGGTAGAGATCCCTTTTTGGCACGCCATGGATGGCCCGGCGGGTCGGGCCATCGATCAGTTTGCCAAAGAGTTCAATGCCAAGCAGCGTAGCTTCCGGGTGGTCCCGGTGTACAAGGGCGACTACCGCGACGAGGAAAGTAGCCTGGTCTCCGCGCTGCGGGCAGGTGGAGCCCCGGTGCTATACCAGGCCGAAGTGGTGTTTTTCCCGCGGCTAGTGGCCGAGGGCAGCGTAGTAGCGCTAGATGACCTGGTGCGCGCCCTGCCCTTCGAGAACGATTTGTTCGACGCGGCCTGGGAGTACGGGGTCATCGGCGGAAAGCGCTACGGATTGCCCTTCAACACCTCCACCCCGGTACTTTTCTTTAACGAGAACCAACTGCGGGCTAAGGGCCTGAAGGTTCCTACCAACTGGAAGGAGTTCGGGGAGGTCGCCCGAGCCATGAGCAGCCGCCAAAGCAAGGGCTTCATCGCGCTCACCGAGTCCTGGACCTTCGAGGCGATGGTCACCAGCCGTGGGGGCAATCTCGTAACCCCCGATGGGAAACCCAGCTTTACCTCCCCCCAGGTAGTGGAGGCCCTCGAGTTTCTACAAAACCTAAACCGTAGCGGGGTCATTTCGGTGCGCAACCTGGCTGAGGCCACCTTCGCCCAGCTCGACTTCGTACGCACCAAGGGTATGATGGTCTTCGCCTCCATTGCCAACTGGCCTGCGGCTGAGAACTTCTCGTTCGCTTTCAAGCTAGGGGTGGCTCCGGTGCCGCGCGAGCCGGGCGGCAAGGTGCCCTTAGGGGGAGCGCAACTGGTGGTGGTGCGGGGGGCCAGCTCTGAGCAGCAGCGCGGGGCAGTGGAGTTTTGGAAGTACCTGATGGAACCCGAGGTCGTCGCAAGATGGGTGCAAGCCTCGTATTACCTGCCCATGCGGAAGTCGGCCGAACCCCTGCTCGAGGGCTTCTATAAGGAAAACCCTTACCGCCGGGTGGCCTTCCAGCAAGTAGGGAATGCCCAACCCCGCCCCCGAGTGCCGCAGTTCGCGGTGTGGCGAAACTTTTTGGAGGAGGCCTTGGAGAAAGCCCTAAAAGGGAACGTTCCCGCCCGCCAAGCCCTTGAGGAGGCCCAGCGTAAGGCAGAAGCATCCAGATAA
- a CDS encoding cytochrome b: protein MYKWLDERLDLQRLNSKLFRKAFPVHHTFFLGEITLFAFVVLVLTGVFLTLNYEPSIREVTTPDGQKLPAAYASILYIDSLPFGAVIRSLHHWSAHIMIAAAFLHMIRIHLSGAYKKPRELNWLVGIGLLVLAIVTAFTGYALPFDNYAITATKIGYEIGAAAPWVGGLLVNILFAGEFSNTNTQMIPRLFSIHVLWLPLTLIALIGLHLLIMVKQKHTQPKYAERVSPGKILGVPALPSQGIMAGILFLVYVAVTTLIAGIFLAHPVQAYGPPTANTPAVKPDWYFLWIYGILQMIPSNWKFELLGATFGPQFWGGIFVPTLIILGAAAIPFIDAQPHKQRYLELPSQHPGRTSFVIGMLMFYIMATLAGYKIDLNLPNALLWVLVLFVPILTGVVAYVILRAFYGKAPQEPQVGGLQGSAADD, encoded by the coding sequence ATGTATAAGTGGCTGGACGAACGCCTCGACCTCCAAAGGTTGAACAGCAAGCTCTTCCGCAAAGCCTTCCCGGTGCACCACACCTTCTTCCTGGGCGAGATCACCCTGTTTGCCTTTGTGGTGCTGGTGCTTACCGGGGTTTTCCTGACTCTGAACTACGAGCCCTCCATTCGGGAGGTCACCACCCCCGACGGGCAGAAGCTACCCGCGGCCTATGCCTCTATTCTCTACATCGACTCGCTGCCCTTCGGAGCGGTAATCCGCAGCCTGCACCACTGGTCGGCCCACATCATGATCGCGGCGGCCTTTTTGCACATGATCCGCATCCACCTCTCAGGCGCCTACAAGAAGCCGCGCGAGCTGAACTGGCTGGTGGGGATCGGCTTGTTGGTGCTGGCCATCGTGACGGCCTTTACGGGCTACGCGCTGCCTTTTGATAACTACGCTATCACCGCCACCAAGATCGGCTACGAGATCGGAGCAGCCGCGCCCTGGGTAGGCGGGCTGTTGGTCAATATCCTCTTCGCGGGGGAGTTCTCCAACACCAACACCCAGATGATCCCCCGGCTTTTCTCGATACACGTTCTGTGGCTGCCCCTGACCCTGATCGCCCTCATCGGGCTACACCTGCTGATCATGGTCAAGCAAAAGCACACCCAGCCTAAATACGCCGAGCGGGTCAGCCCGGGTAAGATCCTGGGTGTTCCGGCCCTGCCCTCCCAGGGCATAATGGCGGGGATCTTGTTCTTGGTGTACGTGGCGGTGACCACGCTGATCGCCGGGATCTTCCTGGCCCACCCGGTCCAGGCTTACGGTCCTCCTACGGCCAACACCCCGGCAGTCAAGCCCGACTGGTACTTCTTGTGGATCTACGGGATCTTGCAAATGATCCCTAGCAACTGGAAGTTCGAACTGCTGGGGGCTACTTTTGGACCCCAGTTCTGGGGAGGTATCTTCGTTCCCACGCTCATCATCTTGGGCGCAGCGGCCATCCCCTTCATTGATGCCCAGCCCCACAAACAACGCTACCTCGAGCTGCCCAGCCAGCACCCCGGACGCACCAGCTTTGTGATCGGAATGCTGATGTTCTACATCATGGCCACCCTAGCCGGCTACAAGATCGACCTCAACCTGCCCAATGCCCTGCTATGGGTACTGGTGCTGTTTGTGCCGATCCTGACCGGGGTGGTGGCTTACGTGATCCTGCGGGCTTTTTACGGCAAAGCCCCGCAAGAGCCCCAGGTAGGAGGCCTACAGGGCTCAGCAGCCGACGATTGA
- a CDS encoding VOC family protein yields the protein MGIRLDLVGLVVRDMKASLDFYRRLGFDLPAEADREGHVEVSLSGGLRFAWDTLEVMRSFDPGYKLHPAHAGAYLCDSPAEVNAKYAELVGAGYQSHKEPWDAFWGQRYAQVKDPDGPYRGPVRPPLKASASSPHDVAAGLSFRG from the coding sequence ATGGGGATTCGACTCGATCTGGTGGGGCTGGTGGTGCGGGACATGAAAGCTTCGCTGGACTTTTACCGCCGTCTGGGATTTGACCTTCCGGCAGAAGCCGACCGGGAGGGGCACGTCGAGGTGAGCTTGTCAGGCGGGCTGCGCTTTGCTTGGGACACCCTGGAGGTGATGCGGAGCTTCGACCCCGGCTATAAACTTCACCCTGCACACGCCGGGGCCTACCTCTGCGACAGCCCCGCCGAGGTGAACGCCAAGTACGCCGAGTTAGTAGGGGCTGGTTACCAAAGCCATAAAGAACCCTGGGACGCCTTCTGGGGCCAGCGCTACGCCCAAGTCAAGGACCCCGACGGGCCATACCGTGGACCTGTTCGCCCCCCTCTAAAAGCTTCAGCCAGCTCACCCCATGATGTTGCGGCGGGTCTAAGCTTTAGGGGATGA
- a CDS encoding flavin monoamine oxidase family protein, whose protein sequence is MKTLVLGAGMAGLAAAQDLKKANHQVTVLEARDRVGGRIHTNRSFAAVPIELGAEFIHSSQVPTWTLAQDFQLKTHPINQQEDTLVRLPDGRLRSVAEVGCQHRCFSDIRSVSWPEALGEESLAEYLERNGLSGHRIPYKLQEYISDFDQPEVLSAKAALEFLRDKSAEEGDYRILDGYD, encoded by the coding sequence ATGAAAACGCTTGTCCTAGGAGCCGGTATGGCGGGTTTAGCCGCCGCCCAAGACCTAAAGAAAGCGAACCATCAAGTCACCGTACTCGAGGCCCGCGACCGCGTCGGAGGACGCATCCACACCAACCGCAGCTTTGCCGCTGTACCTATTGAACTAGGAGCCGAGTTCATCCACTCCTCGCAGGTTCCCACCTGGACCCTAGCCCAGGACTTCCAGCTCAAAACCCACCCCATCAACCAGCAGGAAGACACTTTGGTGCGCCTGCCGGATGGGCGTTTGCGCTCGGTAGCGGAGGTGGGGTGCCAGCACAGGTGCTTTTCCGACATCCGGTCAGTATCCTGGCCTGAGGCTTTAGGGGAGGAGTCGCTGGCGGAGTACCTCGAGCGCAATGGGCTCAGCGGCCATCGGATCCCCTACAAGCTGCAAGAGTACATCTCCGATTTCGACCAGCCGGAGGTCTTGAGCGCTAAGGCCGCGCTCGAGTTCCTTCGCGACAAGTCTGCCGAGGAAGGGGACTACCGCATCCTCGACGGCTATGACTAA
- a CDS encoding ABC transporter substrate-binding protein encodes MLHRLGIAIFVLLGLGLAQKPLEITLWHTAGPPGQEPFEAMVAEFNAAQSQYKITPRYQGDYREAGLKLLNALRAGGAPTLFHAEISFLGQMVKEGIAVPLDEYLNNLPNDFYPGFLETGRFQGKTYGLPIGLSVPIFFYNADQFRARNIPVPTDWNQVAEAAAKLSSRAAKGLIVSSDIWSFNALVMSRGGDLVNAQGRPDFTHPKVVESLEFLQKIVRAGHAQSRNIAEAQFSVADFLRTKAFMGLAPITIWPLIEDRAPIPFRLGVAAVPLEQGGKVPLAGGALVVLKGASPEQVKGAVAFWRFLMEPKNIARWVKATYYLPMRRSTQPLLEDFYKEDPRRRVAFSQVERASPWIRDPEVTVWYTFLEEALEKALKGNVPARQALEEAQRKAEAVERK; translated from the coding sequence ATGCTGCACCGTCTGGGAATCGCCATCTTCGTTTTGCTCGGCCTGGGGCTGGCCCAAAAGCCGCTCGAGATCACCCTCTGGCACACCGCCGGGCCGCCCGGCCAGGAGCCCTTCGAGGCCATGGTGGCGGAGTTCAACGCCGCACAGAGCCAGTATAAGATCACCCCGCGCTACCAGGGCGACTACCGCGAGGCTGGGCTCAAACTCCTGAACGCGCTGAGGGCGGGGGGCGCCCCTACCTTGTTCCATGCGGAGATCTCTTTCCTGGGGCAGATGGTCAAAGAAGGAATCGCGGTGCCGCTGGACGAGTACCTGAACAATCTGCCCAACGACTTCTATCCGGGCTTCCTCGAGACCGGCAGATTTCAGGGCAAGACCTATGGGCTACCCATTGGGCTTTCGGTGCCGATCTTTTTCTATAACGCCGACCAGTTCCGCGCCCGCAATATCCCGGTCCCAACCGACTGGAACCAAGTAGCCGAAGCAGCCGCCAAGCTCTCTAGCCGCGCTGCCAAGGGGCTCATCGTCTCCAGCGATATCTGGAGCTTCAACGCCCTGGTGATGAGCCGTGGAGGCGATCTGGTCAACGCCCAGGGCCGCCCGGACTTCACCCACCCCAAGGTGGTGGAATCGCTCGAGTTCCTGCAAAAGATCGTACGCGCAGGCCACGCCCAAAGCCGCAACATCGCCGAGGCCCAATTCTCGGTGGCCGACTTCCTACGCACCAAGGCCTTTATGGGCCTGGCTCCCATCACCATCTGGCCGCTGATCGAAGACCGCGCCCCCATTCCCTTCCGGCTGGGGGTGGCTGCCGTGCCGCTTGAGCAAGGCGGGAAAGTTCCGCTGGCGGGCGGGGCGCTGGTGGTGCTCAAAGGGGCCAGCCCCGAGCAAGTCAAGGGCGCGGTGGCCTTCTGGCGCTTCCTGATGGAGCCCAAGAACATCGCCCGCTGGGTCAAGGCCACCTACTACTTACCCATGCGCCGCAGCACCCAACCCCTACTCGAGGACTTCTATAAAGAAGACCCCCGCCGCCGGGTGGCCTTCAGCCAAGTGGAGAGGGCCAGCCCTTGGATCCGAGACCCCGAGGTGACCGTGTGGTACACCTTTCTCGAGGAGGCTTTAGAAAAAGCCCTCAAAGGAAACGTCCCCGCCCGCCAGGCGCTCGAGGAAGCCCAGCGCAAGGCAGAAGCTGTCGAGCGGAAGTAA
- a CDS encoding ubiquinol-cytochrome c reductase iron-sulfur subunit codes for MEHTEHSIDPVQEQQEHIQRRTVLQAAIGVGVGLSVLSTLYVGVGFIPKVVVTPEKEPVKAGDILVWAQGAKAGQEITPADLQAALKSDPPFIIAYPKNPENNVVKNQLATNTIMVMQLEPSSLSPETAKYAAQGIVAYSAICKHLGCTISQWKNNVWHCPCHGGEYDPRQGAKVVAGPVPGPVPQLPIKLEGNRIVATAGFLFKPGADV; via the coding sequence ATGGAACACACCGAACACTCGATCGATCCGGTCCAGGAGCAGCAGGAGCACATCCAGCGCCGCACGGTGTTGCAAGCTGCCATCGGCGTAGGGGTGGGGCTCTCGGTGCTCTCCACCTTATACGTGGGGGTGGGTTTTATCCCCAAGGTGGTGGTTACCCCGGAAAAAGAACCGGTCAAGGCCGGAGATATCTTAGTCTGGGCGCAAGGGGCCAAGGCCGGGCAGGAGATCACCCCCGCCGACCTTCAGGCGGCTTTGAAATCCGACCCACCGTTCATCATCGCCTATCCCAAGAACCCCGAGAATAACGTGGTCAAAAACCAGCTGGCCACCAATACCATCATGGTGATGCAGCTCGAGCCCTCCTCCTTGAGCCCGGAGACCGCAAAATACGCGGCGCAGGGCATCGTGGCGTACTCGGCGATCTGTAAGCACCTGGGCTGCACCATCAGCCAGTGGAAGAATAACGTGTGGCACTGTCCCTGCCACGGTGGGGAATACGATCCCCGGCAAGGGGCTAAGGTGGTGGCGGGGCCAGTGCCCGGCCCGGTACCGCAATTGCCCATCAAGCTTGAAGGAAACCGCATCGTCGCCACGGCGGGGTTTTTGTTCAAGCCTGGGGCCGACGTTTAG
- a CDS encoding FAD-dependent oxidoreductase encodes MKLAGLASNGAAGSTTLSPLDIRLGVRVEVVEWGAFGVKAISTDGRVYCADQAVITLPLGVLKAQQVRFIPELPPEKLEALALLGVADAVKLFYHFDHPIFPPGINELYVPGANPDEWWSSSRGHGVAIEILTSLATGPKARELLRLPPEQALRRGLETLRQALGQPHLTPSKAHLAHWRDDPFALGAYSKASVGASGARAILAKPVANRLFFAGEHTASNAWAATVHGAYASGRRAAREILAARALPQALPTGERQPAYA; translated from the coding sequence ATAAAGTTAGCCGGTCTGGCCTCCAACGGGGCCGCCGGGAGTACAACGCTCTCCCCGCTGGACATTCGGCTGGGGGTTAGGGTGGAAGTGGTCGAGTGGGGAGCCTTTGGGGTGAAAGCCATCAGCACCGACGGACGGGTCTACTGCGCGGATCAGGCGGTGATCACCTTGCCCTTAGGCGTCCTCAAAGCCCAACAGGTGCGCTTTATACCCGAGTTGCCCCCGGAGAAGCTCGAGGCCCTCGCACTATTGGGGGTGGCCGACGCGGTAAAGCTCTTTTACCACTTTGACCACCCGATCTTCCCCCCCGGCATCAACGAACTCTATGTGCCTGGGGCGAACCCCGACGAGTGGTGGAGCAGCTCGCGCGGCCACGGCGTAGCCATCGAGATCCTGACCTCGCTAGCTACCGGCCCCAAGGCCCGCGAACTCCTACGGCTGCCCCCGGAACAGGCCTTGCGCAGGGGCCTCGAGACCTTACGCCAGGCCTTGGGCCAACCCCACCTGACCCCCAGCAAAGCCCATCTGGCCCATTGGCGGGACGATCCCTTCGCGCTGGGAGCCTACAGCAAAGCCAGCGTGGGGGCCTCCGGCGCACGGGCCATCCTGGCCAAACCGGTAGCCAACCGGCTTTTCTTCGCCGGAGAGCACACCGCCTCAAACGCCTGGGCCGCTACCGTCCACGGGGCCTACGCCAGCGGGCGACGGGCTGCTCGGGAGATCCTAGCCGCTCGAGCCCTCCCCCAAGCGCTACCGACGGGGGAACGCCAGCCGGCATACGCCTAG
- a CDS encoding MDR family oxidoreductase codes for MATFKALILEAEGQPHIREIDEAELPAGDVQVRVEYSSLNFKDGLAITNQAKVIRSYPMVPGIDFAGTVVESASPEYQPGDRVLLTGWRVGEVHWGGMAQMARVKAEWLVPLPPGMSPLQAMGIGTAGFTAMLAVMALEEHRLSREREVLVSGAAGGVGSIAVALLAQQGYKVAASTGRKDAYEYLRALGATSIIERAELAAPAKLLESERWAGGVDTVGGEILAKVLAQTAYGGSVAACGNAAGPALETTVFPFILRGVNLLGIESVMCPKEKRLVAWERLARDLPREKLEKTLHIAPLAEVPRLAQEILQGRIRGRVVVDVNA; via the coding sequence ATGGCAACGTTCAAAGCCCTGATCCTCGAGGCCGAAGGCCAGCCACACATCCGCGAGATCGACGAGGCCGAACTCCCCGCCGGAGACGTGCAGGTGCGGGTGGAGTACTCCAGCCTCAACTTCAAGGATGGCCTGGCCATCACCAATCAGGCCAAGGTGATCCGCAGCTACCCGATGGTTCCGGGCATTGATTTCGCCGGGACGGTAGTGGAGTCGGCCTCGCCGGAGTACCAACCGGGGGACCGGGTGCTCCTCACCGGATGGAGGGTAGGGGAGGTCCACTGGGGCGGGATGGCCCAGATGGCCCGGGTGAAAGCCGAGTGGCTGGTGCCGCTACCCCCAGGGATGAGCCCACTGCAGGCCATGGGTATCGGCACGGCGGGGTTTACGGCAATGCTGGCGGTGATGGCGCTGGAGGAGCACCGCCTCTCCCGGGAACGCGAGGTGCTGGTAAGCGGGGCAGCGGGCGGGGTGGGGAGTATAGCTGTAGCCTTGCTGGCCCAGCAGGGCTACAAGGTGGCCGCCTCCACTGGCCGGAAAGACGCCTACGAGTACCTGAGGGCGCTAGGGGCTACGAGCATCATCGAGCGTGCTGAGCTGGCGGCCCCGGCTAAGCTCCTCGAGTCTGAGCGCTGGGCCGGGGGGGTGGATACGGTAGGCGGGGAAATCCTAGCCAAAGTGCTGGCCCAAACCGCCTACGGCGGCAGCGTGGCGGCTTGTGGCAACGCAGCGGGCCCTGCGCTCGAGACCACGGTCTTCCCTTTCATCCTGCGTGGGGTGAACCTCTTGGGGATCGAATCGGTGATGTGTCCGAAGGAAAAACGGCTCGTCGCCTGGGAGCGGCTGGCGCGGGATCTGCCCAGGGAGAAGCTGGAAAAGACCCTACACATTGCTCCGCTGGCCGAAGTGCCCCGTCTGGCCCAAGAGATCCTGCAGGGGCGGATCCGGGGACGGGTAGTGGTAGACGTCAACGCCTAG
- a CDS encoding response regulator transcription factor, translating to MEDFYNSFLERALRAGALGYLLKDSPAEKLAEAVRSVMQGRRVVDPELALEALAEPNPLSERERQILLLAETGLSSKEIAARLNLSEGTVRNYLSEALSKLGAKNRLEGLQIARAKGWL from the coding sequence GTGGAGGACTTTTACAACAGTTTCTTAGAACGTGCCCTCCGGGCAGGAGCCCTGGGGTATCTGCTCAAGGATTCTCCCGCGGAAAAACTCGCCGAGGCGGTGCGCAGCGTAATGCAGGGGCGGCGGGTGGTGGACCCTGAACTGGCCCTCGAGGCTTTGGCCGAGCCTAACCCTCTTTCCGAGCGTGAGCGGCAGATTCTCTTGCTGGCCGAGACCGGGCTTTCGAGCAAGGAGATCGCGGCTCGGCTCAACTTATCCGAAGGTACAGTACGCAACTACCTCTCCGAAGCCCTCTCCAAGCTAGGGGCAAAGAACCGGCTGGAGGGCTTACAGATAGCGCGGGCCAAGGGGTGGCTATAA